The proteins below come from a single Iocasia fonsfrigidae genomic window:
- a CDS encoding sensor domain-containing diguanylate cyclase, translated as MSKRKLIFIIILLCTFLLNFTSITKAEIIDLSNYDLTEKNINLNGKWEFYWKQLLEPTDFQEKNLEPSSIVEVPTAWNGYQLQDKKLPGMGYATYRLRIHIKNNTDLIGLRIPPILTSYKLWINSKLIASAGKVGTSRVETDPQYLPQLAFFKPEEENEIIIQVANFYHRSGGILQSIMLGEEKNILAENNKRLGYNLFLFGALFIMGIYHLIIYLYRKKSLSVFYFSLFCILLSIRTVLLGEYFFIYLFPDFNWELFNKLHTLSYYLSVYILIIFFKAVFSKYMKKTIVKISVITVAVFILLVLLSPARVYTYINPGYQLFTIIIIIYIIPVLYRVVLDEIIKMKNICSLYIVSGAVILLITVLNDILFFSILRYDHHFLKSFIIIGNLSSLGLLIFALTNSLALAVSFANAFNENEKMSIELQELNENLESIIKERTREIQISNDKIREQKSELEKANLALQKISKIDPLTNIWNRRHFDKVLLNKWKQALNEQLPVSIFFIDIDDFKAYNDYYGHTAGDECIKQVTRQIKHSLTPPDELVARYGGEEFVVLLANTDIDKARKKAEIIQAKIESLNIPNINSTNREIITISLGITSVIPTKKLLPEDLIMAADKAMYLAKNNGKNKIKIIPI; from the coding sequence ATGTCTAAAAGAAAACTAATTTTTATTATTATATTATTATGCACTTTTCTGCTTAATTTCACCTCTATTACCAAAGCAGAAATAATAGATTTAAGTAACTATGACCTGACAGAAAAGAATATTAATTTAAATGGCAAATGGGAATTTTACTGGAAGCAGCTACTAGAACCGACCGATTTCCAAGAAAAAAACCTGGAACCCAGCAGTATTGTTGAGGTTCCTACTGCCTGGAACGGTTATCAACTTCAAGATAAAAAATTACCAGGCATGGGATATGCTACATATCGTCTGCGAATTCATATAAAAAATAACACTGACTTAATTGGTCTAAGAATACCACCCATCTTAACATCATATAAATTATGGATAAATAGTAAACTAATAGCCTCTGCCGGTAAAGTTGGTACCAGCAGAGTTGAAACAGACCCACAATACCTGCCACAACTGGCCTTTTTTAAACCTGAAGAAGAAAATGAAATAATTATACAGGTAGCTAACTTCTATCATCGAAGTGGTGGTATCCTACAGAGTATTATGCTGGGAGAAGAAAAAAATATCCTTGCAGAAAATAACAAAAGACTGGGCTATAATCTCTTTCTCTTTGGTGCTTTATTTATTATGGGAATCTACCATCTGATAATATATTTGTACCGTAAAAAGTCATTATCAGTTTTTTACTTCAGCCTATTCTGTATATTGCTAAGCATTAGAACTGTTTTACTGGGGGAATATTTCTTCATCTACTTATTTCCTGATTTTAATTGGGAATTATTCAATAAACTACACACCTTAAGTTACTATTTAAGTGTTTATATTTTAATTATTTTTTTTAAAGCAGTTTTTTCAAAATACATGAAAAAAACTATAGTGAAAATTTCTGTAATTACTGTAGCAGTGTTTATCTTACTTGTACTCCTAAGCCCTGCCCGGGTCTATACCTATATTAATCCTGGATATCAATTGTTTACAATCATAATAATTATATACATAATACCTGTATTATACCGGGTTGTCCTTGATGAAATAATAAAAATGAAAAACATTTGTTCACTATACATTGTTAGTGGGGCAGTGATTTTATTAATTACTGTACTTAATGATATCCTGTTTTTTAGTATTCTCAGGTATGACCACCACTTTCTTAAATCTTTTATTATAATTGGGAACCTATCCTCACTTGGCTTATTAATTTTTGCCTTAACAAACTCTCTAGCTTTAGCTGTTAGTTTTGCCAATGCCTTTAACGAAAATGAAAAAATGTCAATTGAATTACAGGAACTCAATGAAAACCTGGAATCAATCATTAAAGAACGAACAAGGGAAATTCAGATTTCCAATGATAAAATAAGAGAACAAAAAAGTGAACTAGAAAAAGCCAATCTTGCTTTACAAAAAATATCTAAAATTGATCCCCTTACTAATATATGGAACCGGAGACACTTTGACAAAGTACTACTAAATAAATGGAAACAGGCCTTAAATGAACAGCTACCTGTATCAATCTTTTTTATAGATATAGATGACTTTAAAGCATATAATGATTATTATGGTCATACTGCTGGAGATGAATGTATAAAACAGGTTACTAGACAAATAAAACATTCCCTAACCCCCCCTGATGAATTAGTAGCTCGTTATGGTGGAGAAGAGTTTGTTGTTTTACTGGCTAATACAGACATTGATAAAGCCCGCAAAAAAGCTGAAATAATCCAGGCCAAAATTGAATCCCTAAATATTCCAAATATTAATTCGACAAATAGAGAGATTATTACCATAAGCCTGGGCATTACCAGTGTCATTCCAACTAAGAAGCTGCTTCCTGAAGATTTAATAATGGCAGCTGATAAAGCCATGTATTTAGCTAAAAATAATGGGAAAAATAAGATAAAAATCATTCCCATATAA
- a CDS encoding SLC13 family permease, with protein sequence MDYKRQIGLVIGVLTAVIIWNLKMTGLSTEGQRCLALSLMTVIFWATKVAHPGYVSGLYLVSLVLFNIAPEENVFIIWTTPIIYLVIGAYLIAGAVESSGLGERIAYNFIIKFVDSYKSVIVSIFVLTFILSLLIPHPWPRAFLIMSVMAVVIKNANLSKEDAAKIGLTVFASSVPISMIFLTGDSTINIIAVEFSGVDLSWLGWFLQIGIPAILASIFTLILILLLFKPSSEFNINKNQIRKKLTDLGPLSKKEKRTIFWLSFVLILWMTDSIHGISLGWITLLVAMLMSMPVIGDVLTAKDWNHVPVHVLIFLTAAVSIGKIGELTGMNSWIASVVLPSNIPTNYFMLALLIGVISIFLHMILGSVIAVMGIAIPAFLSFIDSSLMSPLVPTLLVYSAIALHYIFPFHHLNMLVGLGKENGMYSDRDVIRLGFPLTIIVLIILLFEVVWWRFTGLL encoded by the coding sequence GTGGATTATAAAAGACAAATAGGATTAGTAATTGGTGTGTTAACAGCAGTAATTATTTGGAATCTAAAAATGACAGGTCTTTCAACAGAAGGCCAAAGATGTTTAGCTCTTAGTTTGATGACCGTCATTTTCTGGGCAACTAAGGTAGCCCATCCAGGTTATGTATCTGGACTTTATTTGGTAAGTTTGGTTTTATTTAATATAGCACCTGAGGAAAATGTTTTTATTATCTGGACAACCCCCATAATTTATCTGGTAATAGGAGCTTATTTAATAGCTGGAGCAGTGGAATCATCAGGGCTGGGTGAGAGGATTGCTTATAATTTTATTATTAAGTTTGTTGATTCATATAAAAGTGTGATAGTTTCAATATTTGTACTTACTTTTATTTTAAGCTTATTAATTCCCCATCCCTGGCCACGGGCATTTTTAATTATGTCGGTTATGGCAGTTGTCATAAAAAATGCTAATTTATCAAAAGAGGATGCTGCCAAAATTGGTTTAACAGTATTTGCTTCTTCAGTACCTATTTCCATGATTTTTCTTACAGGAGATAGTACTATTAACATTATAGCTGTTGAGTTTTCTGGGGTAGACTTAAGTTGGTTGGGTTGGTTTTTACAGATAGGAATACCAGCTATTTTAGCCAGTATATTCACACTTATTCTTATCTTACTACTATTTAAACCTAGTTCAGAATTTAATATTAATAAAAATCAAATAAGAAAAAAACTGACTGACTTAGGGCCTCTAAGCAAAAAGGAAAAAAGAACAATCTTCTGGCTTAGTTTTGTTCTAATTTTATGGATGACTGATTCTATTCATGGTATATCATTAGGTTGGATTACACTACTGGTTGCTATGTTGATGAGCATGCCAGTAATAGGAGATGTGTTAACTGCTAAAGACTGGAATCATGTACCAGTTCATGTACTTATTTTTTTAACGGCAGCTGTATCAATCGGAAAGATTGGGGAATTAACAGGTATGAATTCCTGGATTGCTTCAGTAGTTTTACCATCTAATATTCCTACAAATTATTTTATGCTTGCGCTGCTAATTGGTGTTATTTCAATTTTTTTACATATGATTCTGGGAAGCGTTATTGCAGTAATGGGGATTGCAATTCCAGCTTTTTTATCTTTTATAGATAGTTCTTTAATGAGCCCTTTAGTTCCAACTTTATTAGTTTATTCAGCAATTGCCTTACATTACATTTTTCCTTTTCATCATTTAAATATGTTAGTAGGATTAGGGAAAGAAAATGGCATGTATTCTGATAGAGATGTAATTAGATTAGGATTTCCACTAACTATAATAGTTCTGATAATATTACTTTTTGAAGTAGTATGGTGGAGATTTACAGGATTATTATAA
- a CDS encoding Y-family DNA polymerase, with product MNNDINYERLPKNKILCVDIKSFFASVEAVDRNWDPLKVCLAVVGDQSRAGAVVLAASSALKEKYNIKTGNRLYDIPRVPEIKIVDARMGLYLNRSLEITLLFREFVPLSAIHIYSIDESWLKLNGTERLWGNSRQAAMLIKEKLAEKFTLPSSMGIGPNMFLAKVAMDIEGKKKGLAEWSYEDVPEKLWPVRLKDCWGIGSRLAYRFKKIGIQTVGELAHLPLEYLEKKFGIMGNQLYYHAWGIDLSRLEGHYDDKRKALGRGITLFKDYTDPEQIKTVIFELCDETARRLRENNLIGKTVNLGIGYSHNETSSGFHVQRTMKNYSNSSFELYLTALGLFDNNYKGQGVRRLNLSVSNLTPDINLQFSLFDDSLQRLKIDKTKDLLQDRYGYQALFYGRSLKEGSILERMRTTIGGHKS from the coding sequence ATGAATAATGATATTAATTATGAGCGGCTGCCGAAAAACAAAATACTCTGTGTTGATATCAAATCTTTCTTTGCCAGTGTTGAGGCAGTTGACCGAAATTGGGATCCCTTAAAGGTGTGTCTGGCGGTAGTAGGAGACCAGAGTAGAGCAGGGGCAGTTGTCCTGGCAGCATCTTCTGCGCTAAAAGAGAAATATAATATTAAAACTGGTAATAGGTTATATGATATACCCCGTGTGCCTGAAATAAAAATAGTAGATGCCCGCATGGGGCTTTATTTAAACCGTTCACTTGAAATCACCCTTTTATTTAGAGAGTTTGTTCCCCTGAGTGCTATTCATATTTATTCAATTGATGAATCATGGTTAAAATTAAATGGTACAGAAAGATTGTGGGGTAATAGTCGGCAGGCTGCTATGTTGATAAAGGAAAAATTAGCAGAAAAATTTACCCTGCCTTCCAGTATGGGTATAGGTCCTAATATGTTTTTAGCTAAAGTAGCTATGGATATTGAGGGTAAAAAGAAAGGCCTTGCGGAATGGAGCTATGAAGATGTTCCGGAGAAACTGTGGCCGGTAAGATTAAAAGACTGTTGGGGGATCGGTAGCAGGCTGGCATACCGTTTTAAAAAAATCGGTATACAGACTGTTGGTGAGCTGGCCCATTTGCCCCTGGAGTATCTTGAGAAAAAGTTTGGTATTATGGGTAACCAGCTCTATTATCATGCCTGGGGAATAGATTTGTCCAGGCTTGAAGGTCATTATGATGATAAACGTAAAGCCCTGGGTAGGGGTATTACTCTATTTAAAGATTATACAGACCCTGAACAAATAAAGACAGTTATTTTTGAGCTGTGTGATGAAACCGCCCGCCGCCTTCGTGAGAATAATTTGATCGGTAAAACAGTTAATCTGGGAATAGGCTATAGTCATAATGAAACAAGTAGTGGTTTTCACGTTCAGCGAACTATGAAGAATTATAGTAACTCCTCTTTTGAGTTGTACTTGACTGCACTGGGGCTTTTTGACAATAATTATAAAGGTCAAGGGGTTAGAAGGCTTAATCTATCAGTTAGCAATCTGACTCCTGATATTAATTTGCAGTTTAGTTTGTTTGATGATTCTTTGCAAAGGCTTAAAATCGATAAAACTAAAGATCTTTTACAGGATAGATATGGTTATCAAGCTCTTTTTTACGGCAGGAGCCTAAAGGAAGGTAGTATTTTAGAAAGAATGAGAACTACTATTGGTGGTCATAAGTCCTAG
- a CDS encoding YolD-like family protein gives MLKDRGNKKWTGLMLTEHRKALRKIWEHRNDIDKPVLDEQQLERLDILIKEAIRDQFKVKMVYYDQRRLYELEGKVSIKGSSLYLDNKSLDKDNIIDLVLI, from the coding sequence ATGCTAAAGGACCGTGGTAACAAGAAATGGACTGGATTGATGCTCACTGAACACAGGAAGGCTTTAAGAAAAATCTGGGAACATAGAAATGATATTGACAAACCGGTACTGGATGAGCAGCAGTTGGAACGGCTGGATATATTAATCAAAGAGGCCATAAGGGATCAGTTTAAGGTCAAGATGGTATATTATGATCAGCGGAGGCTGTATGAATTGGAGGGTAAAGTATCTATCAAGGGTAGTTCACTATACTTAGATAATAAAAGCTTAGATAAGGATAATATTATTGATCTTGTATTAATTTAG
- a CDS encoding carbon starvation CstA family protein — protein MNGLVMIVLAVIVLGGAYLFYGRWLAKTWGIDPKAKTPAYEMEDGVDYVPAKTNVVFGHQFASIAGAGPINGPIIAAMFGWVPVLLWVLIGGVFFGAVQDFAAMYASVKNKGRSVGYIIELYIGKTGKRLFLLFVWLFSILVIAAFADIVASTFNGFAADGSLNPANASTATTSILFIVLAVALGMFIRYKNPSAAVTNIVGIIVLIVAIVLGLVFPMYVSQTSWLYFVFAYIFVASVTPVWALLQPRDYLNSFLLVAMMICAFIGVIAARPAMNLPAFSGFTVKGQMMFPMLFVTIACGAVSGFHSLVSSGTSSKQIQNEKNMLPVSFGAMLLESLLAVIALITVGALAVNGQLPNAAPPVIFAEAIAGFLGVLGFSRITIFTIITLAISAFALTSLDSVARVGRLSLQELFTDDGIDPENTSTLQKILTNKFFTTALTLFFSYLLAIVGYKNIWPLFGSANQLLSALGLIAAAVFLKKTKRKGFMLWAPMTIMLAVTFTALGQTIFKILNKLFFTNNFVIVSDGLQLVFAILLVGLGFLVAVSGFKKIFKEESLTEAVSAAE, from the coding sequence ATGAACGGATTAGTAATGATAGTTCTGGCAGTTATTGTGTTAGGAGGGGCTTATCTATTTTACGGTAGATGGCTGGCTAAAACCTGGGGTATTGATCCTAAAGCAAAAACCCCTGCCTATGAGATGGAGGATGGTGTGGACTATGTGCCGGCCAAGACCAATGTAGTCTTTGGTCATCAGTTTGCATCAATTGCTGGTGCCGGCCCGATTAATGGGCCGATAATAGCAGCGATGTTTGGCTGGGTTCCTGTCCTTTTATGGGTTTTAATTGGTGGTGTTTTCTTTGGTGCGGTTCAGGATTTTGCTGCGATGTATGCTTCAGTTAAAAATAAGGGTCGCAGTGTAGGTTATATTATTGAACTGTATATCGGTAAGACTGGCAAGAGGCTTTTTCTTCTTTTTGTATGGCTGTTTTCGATCCTGGTAATAGCAGCCTTTGCAGATATTGTTGCCAGTACTTTTAATGGTTTTGCAGCAGATGGAAGTTTGAATCCAGCAAATGCTTCTACTGCAACAACATCTATTTTATTTATTGTCTTAGCAGTAGCCCTGGGTATGTTTATTCGTTATAAAAATCCATCTGCTGCAGTTACTAATATTGTTGGTATTATAGTTTTGATTGTAGCAATTGTTTTAGGACTGGTTTTTCCTATGTATGTTTCCCAGACATCCTGGCTTTATTTTGTTTTTGCGTATATATTTGTAGCCTCTGTTACACCGGTATGGGCCTTACTTCAACCAAGGGATTATTTGAATTCTTTTTTGTTAGTGGCGATGATGATCTGTGCTTTTATAGGGGTAATTGCTGCCAGACCAGCAATGAATCTCCCGGCATTTTCAGGTTTTACTGTCAAGGGGCAAATGATGTTTCCAATGTTGTTTGTCACGATTGCCTGTGGGGCAGTTTCCGGTTTTCACTCCCTGGTTTCATCAGGCACAAGCTCCAAGCAGATTCAAAATGAAAAGAATATGCTGCCGGTTTCTTTTGGAGCTATGCTCTTAGAGTCCCTGCTTGCTGTGATTGCTTTAATTACTGTAGGGGCTCTGGCAGTAAATGGACAGCTGCCTAATGCTGCTCCACCTGTTATTTTTGCAGAAGCCATTGCTGGATTTCTAGGTGTATTAGGTTTTTCTAGAATTACTATCTTTACAATTATTACACTGGCCATCTCTGCTTTTGCCTTAACATCATTGGATTCTGTAGCCAGGGTCGGTCGTCTTTCTCTACAGGAATTATTTACTGATGACGGGATAGATCCAGAAAACACTTCTACTCTGCAAAAGATATTGACAAATAAGTTTTTTACAACAGCTCTTACTTTATTTTTCTCCTATTTATTGGCTATAGTAGGTTATAAAAACATCTGGCCTTTGTTTGGTTCAGCAAATCAGCTTCTTTCTGCCCTTGGTTTAATTGCTGCAGCAGTATTTTTGAAAAAGACCAAAAGGAAAGGATTTATGCTGTGGGCCCCAATGACTATCATGCTTGCGGTTACTTTTACGGCCCTAGGTCAAACCATCTTTAAGATTTTAAATAAATTATTTTTCACTAATAATTTTGTAATTGTTAGTGATGGTTTACAGCTGGTATTTGCAATATTACTTGTCGGTCTTGGTTTTCTGGTTGCTGTTTCTGGCTTTAAAAAGATTTTTAAGGAAGAAAGTCTAACTGAGGCTGTTTCAGCAGCAGAATAA
- a CDS encoding GntR family transcriptional regulator, which translates to MSFMYEETPSYNNLKEKAYYIIKDKIINCEIPPGAFLEEEKLKEEIGASRTPIREALNKLEQEDLINILPKRGIFVTDINMKDIENIFQIRLLMEPYIMKISYKNLIEDELLKYKELFKEYFTDPKDDLYYTELDARFHYFLVKASDNKYLINMMQQIFIQNHRIRVISAKKPDRIENSINEHLRIIDFLLEGEIDEAVSEMEEHIRQSREVALRLGINI; encoded by the coding sequence ATGAGTTTTATGTATGAAGAAACACCATCTTATAATAATTTGAAAGAGAAGGCTTACTATATTATAAAAGATAAAATAATAAATTGTGAGATACCACCAGGGGCTTTTCTGGAAGAGGAGAAACTAAAGGAAGAAATCGGTGCAAGCCGGACTCCAATAAGAGAAGCATTAAATAAATTAGAGCAGGAAGACTTAATTAACATATTACCTAAACGAGGTATTTTTGTTACAGATATTAACATGAAGGATATTGAAAATATTTTTCAGATAAGATTACTTATGGAACCCTATATTATGAAAATTTCATATAAAAATTTAATTGAGGATGAGCTATTAAAATATAAAGAACTATTTAAAGAATATTTTACCGATCCTAAGGATGATTTATATTATACGGAGCTAGATGCCAGGTTCCATTATTTTCTTGTTAAAGCATCTGATAATAAGTATTTAATTAATATGATGCAGCAGATATTTATCCAGAATCACAGGATTAGAGTAATTTCTGCTAAAAAGCCAGATAGAATAGAAAATAGTATAAATGAGCACCTGCGCATAATTGATTTTTTATTAGAAGGGGAAATAGATGAAGCTGTTTCCGAAATGGAAGAACATATAAGACAATCTAGAGAAGTTGCCTTAAGACTGGGAATTAATATTTAG
- a CDS encoding zinc-binding alcohol dehydrogenase family protein, giving the protein MSIGKPEKIELIDKKKPELKSGEALLKIKYCGICGSDISTYTGNQPFASYPRIPGHEFSAEIVGIEENDLGLKEGMIVTANPYFNCGGCYPCGKGKVNCCEHNETMGVQRDGSFQEYITMPIERIVAGKGLSAKTLALIEPFSIGYHAIKRGKVKENDKVLVIGSGPIGIFAMLSAKLVGAEVTIADKLENRLELAQEMGVDNIINVDKVDLSVEVNRLTNEHGMDVCVEAVGLASTFLQCIENSCFGGKIILVGNGKTEVTFNHSILLKKELDVYGSRNSLHDFKPLIDTVLKNNLDIDKIITHVFDKENVLQAFKELRNNNGNMAKVQVKF; this is encoded by the coding sequence GTGTCAATTGGAAAACCAGAAAAGATAGAATTAATAGATAAAAAAAAGCCTGAACTTAAATCCGGGGAAGCGCTTTTAAAAATTAAATATTGTGGTATTTGTGGTTCAGATATTTCTACTTATACAGGTAACCAGCCTTTTGCCAGTTATCCAAGAATTCCAGGCCATGAATTTTCTGCAGAGATAGTTGGGATAGAAGAAAATGATCTTGGATTAAAAGAGGGAATGATCGTAACAGCCAATCCATATTTTAACTGTGGAGGATGTTATCCCTGTGGTAAGGGTAAAGTGAATTGCTGTGAACATAATGAAACAATGGGTGTTCAAAGAGATGGCTCTTTTCAGGAATATATAACTATGCCAATTGAAAGAATTGTAGCGGGAAAAGGCCTTTCTGCAAAAACACTGGCACTTATTGAACCCTTTTCAATCGGATATCATGCTATAAAGCGTGGAAAGGTAAAAGAAAATGATAAGGTTTTAGTAATTGGCTCAGGTCCAATTGGAATTTTTGCTATGTTATCAGCAAAACTGGTGGGGGCTGAGGTAACTATTGCTGACAAATTAGAAAACAGACTAGAATTGGCTCAAGAAATGGGAGTAGATAATATTATTAATGTTGATAAAGTAGATTTATCAGTAGAAGTAAATAGATTAACAAATGAACATGGAATGGATGTTTGTGTTGAAGCAGTTGGTCTGGCAAGTACTTTTTTACAGTGTATTGAAAATAGCTGTTTTGGTGGAAAAATAATTCTGGTAGGTAATGGGAAAACAGAAGTAACATTTAATCATTCAATCCTATTAAAAAAAGAACTGGATGTTTATGGGTCACGTAACAGTCTGCATGATTTTAAGCCATTAATTGATACTGTGCTTAAAAATAACTTGGATATTGATAAAATTATTACTCATGTTTTTGATAAAGAAAATGTATTACAGGCATTTAAAGAATTACGTAATAATAATGGAAATATGGCCAAAGTACAGGTTAAGTTTTAG
- a CDS encoding sialic acid TRAP transporter substrate-binding protein SiaP — translation MKRKSLILTVSLFLLLTFSFAINAAAQKVNFKFGHIYAPDHPYSIGARELAKRVSEKTDGQFIINVFPAGQLGSEKDLLDSVYSGAIDMAYVGPGELGKRYSPVSVFDAPFIFEGYEHGQKVVNGELGKEILADMQEETGIKALVSVYYGARKLTMNSPVETPADLNGKKVRAPDMPLPLATVRGMGAKPTPMAFSEVYLALQQGVVDGQENPIPTIYSQKFYEVQDYIIMTNHTVCFTPMIIAESTFNDLPAEYQRILQETAEEVMNIVNETTLKYEEEKLTEMKEAGIKVIEPDLEAFKESSKEIVKEFEEQWGQGIYEKLQNAK, via the coding sequence ATGAAAAGGAAATCTTTAATCTTAACAGTAAGTTTATTTTTGTTATTAACATTTTCATTTGCTATCAATGCAGCTGCACAGAAGGTTAATTTTAAGTTTGGGCATATATATGCACCAGACCATCCTTATTCAATTGGTGCTAGAGAATTAGCAAAAAGAGTTAGTGAAAAAACAGATGGTCAATTTATAATTAATGTATTCCCTGCTGGTCAGTTGGGAAGTGAAAAAGATCTGCTTGATTCTGTTTATTCAGGTGCAATTGATATGGCTTATGTAGGACCAGGTGAATTAGGAAAAAGATATTCTCCGGTGTCAGTTTTTGATGCACCCTTTATTTTTGAAGGTTATGAACACGGTCAAAAGGTAGTAAATGGAGAATTAGGAAAAGAAATTCTAGCAGATATGCAGGAAGAAACAGGTATCAAGGCTTTAGTTAGTGTATATTATGGAGCAAGGAAATTAACAATGAATTCTCCAGTCGAAACACCTGCAGATTTAAACGGAAAGAAAGTACGGGCTCCTGATATGCCTTTGCCACTAGCTACAGTAAGAGGTATGGGAGCTAAGCCTACTCCAATGGCTTTTTCAGAAGTATATTTAGCTTTACAGCAAGGTGTAGTAGATGGTCAGGAAAATCCTATTCCTACTATCTATAGTCAAAAATTTTATGAAGTTCAGGATTATATTATTATGACTAATCATACTGTTTGCTTTACACCAATGATTATTGCTGAATCAACCTTTAATGATTTGCCAGCTGAATATCAAAGGATTTTACAGGAAACTGCTGAAGAGGTAATGAATATAGTAAATGAAACTACTTTAAAATATGAAGAAGAAAAACTTACAGAAATGAAAGAGGCAGGAATTAAGGTTATTGAACCAGATCTAGAAGCATTTAAAGAATCTTCTAAAGAAATAGTAAAAGAGTTTGAAGAGCAATGGGGTCAAGGGATTTACGAAAAACTACAGAATGCAAAATAA
- a CDS encoding zinc-binding alcohol dehydrogenase family protein — translation MTNSLMKALFLKKPYKLELKNTNIPVLSQGEVLIKVNAVALCGTDIHAYHGKQGLFEYPRIIGHEISGEIVEMNAKQKKLRIGDRVAIIPYINCGHCISCNKEIYGACENLKVVGVHQAGGLAEFIKIPVDNLVKLPQNIDNLNGALVEPLAISTHAVRKANPKSDENILIVGMGPIGLGAAEIAKTFGANVILADLSEERRDFVSKRFDYKNILNPLAVDYRKQLAELTDGNMPDTIIDTTGSNKSMESCFKYLSYGGKVVYVGIYNGDLVIDDIEFHKRQTRLFGSRAAQKTDFEYVIGCIGKGLVKPEKFITDKLEFDQNIVKNINLVMDKGLSAFKTLIIFK, via the coding sequence ATGACTAATAGTTTAATGAAAGCTTTGTTCCTAAAAAAACCCTATAAATTAGAACTAAAAAATACTAACATTCCTGTCTTATCACAGGGGGAAGTCTTAATAAAAGTTAATGCTGTTGCTTTATGTGGTACTGATATCCATGCTTATCATGGGAAACAAGGTTTATTTGAATATCCTCGTATTATAGGACATGAAATTTCCGGGGAAATTGTTGAAATGAATGCTAAACAAAAAAAATTAAGGATTGGTGACAGGGTAGCAATTATACCCTACATAAATTGTGGACACTGTATTTCCTGTAATAAAGAAATTTATGGAGCATGTGAAAACCTTAAGGTAGTTGGAGTCCATCAAGCGGGTGGATTAGCAGAATTTATTAAAATCCCGGTAGATAACTTAGTAAAATTGCCACAAAATATTGATAATTTAAACGGAGCGTTAGTTGAACCACTTGCTATTAGTACTCATGCGGTTCGCAAAGCAAATCCAAAATCAGATGAAAATATTTTGATTGTTGGGATGGGACCAATAGGTTTAGGCGCAGCTGAAATTGCAAAAACATTTGGGGCCAATGTTATTCTAGCTGATCTTAGTGAAGAAAGAAGAGATTTCGTTAGTAAGAGATTTGATTATAAAAATATATTAAACCCCTTAGCTGTAGATTATAGAAAACAGCTTGCTGAACTTACTGACGGTAATATGCCTGATACGATTATAGATACTACCGGAAGTAACAAGTCAATGGAATCATGTTTTAAATATTTAAGTTATGGTGGAAAAGTAGTTTATGTTGGTATCTATAATGGTGATTTAGTTATTGATGATATTGAATTTCATAAAAGGCAGACTCGACTTTTTGGCAGTAGAGCAGCCCAAAAAACTGACTTTGAATATGTAATTGGATGTATTGGTAAAGGATTAGTTAAACCAGAAAAATTTATAACTGATAAATTGGAATTTGATCAAAATATTGTAAAAAATATTAATTTAGTCATGGATAAAGGGCTAAGTGCTTTTAAAACATTAATAATTTTCAAATAG
- a CDS encoding TRAP transporter small permease, translated as MKLLEKFENFIVLVFLGMMFVILLFQIILRYFFNHPLIWSEELARYLFVWVAFIGASFGVRDSSHIKLTVIFNFFSKKLRTVISASTNIVCILFFLYLIPDSIRLAADQFSVASSAIGLPMGLVFLAVPVGFVLMTIRLLIDTIGLFRKTTQ; from the coding sequence ATGAAATTACTGGAGAAATTCGAGAACTTTATAGTTTTAGTGTTTTTAGGAATGATGTTTGTAATTTTACTTTTTCAAATTATATTAAGATATTTTTTTAATCATCCACTTATTTGGAGTGAGGAATTAGCCAGATATTTATTTGTTTGGGTAGCTTTTATTGGTGCCAGTTTTGGTGTTAGAGATTCTTCACACATTAAATTAACAGTTATTTTCAATTTTTTCTCCAAGAAATTAAGAACAGTAATAAGTGCTAGTACAAATATAGTTTGTATTTTATTTTTTCTATACTTAATCCCTGACAGTATAAGACTGGCTGCTGACCAGTTTTCTGTTGCTTCATCTGCTATTGGCTTACCAATGGGATTGGTTTTTTTAGCAGTTCCAGTTGGATTTGTTCTAATGACAATCCGATTGTTAATTGATACCATTGGATTATTTCGTAAAACAACTCAGTAA